The following proteins are encoded in a genomic region of Opitutus sp.:
- a CDS encoding MoxR family ATPase, which produces MNEELQSATQTLNEARAEIAKVIIGQDAVVELALITLLTRQHALIEGVPGVAKTLLVRTLGHVLGVPSGRVQFTPDLMPADITGTNVFNLQANTFTLVRGPVFTSFLLADEINRAPAKTQAALLQAMQERVVTIDRETHALDESFTVFATQNPADSEGTYPLPEAQKDRFMVKIRMDTPGRDDELELARRVLAGESPEQRLLGGAVRPLLGAGEFKRLRATLEQVLLREELVAYAVDLVRATRTHESVLTGAGPRATQALLLGARARAALAGRDFTTPDDVRGLAIAVLAHRIVLRPEFEIEGVTVEEVLARILEQVAVPR; this is translated from the coding sequence ATGAACGAAGAACTCCAGTCAGCGACCCAGACTCTCAACGAAGCCCGTGCCGAAATCGCCAAGGTGATCATTGGCCAAGACGCGGTCGTGGAGCTTGCGCTGATTACCCTGCTCACCCGCCAGCATGCGCTGATCGAGGGCGTGCCGGGCGTCGCTAAGACGCTGCTCGTGCGCACGCTCGGCCATGTGCTGGGCGTGCCTTCGGGCCGCGTGCAGTTCACCCCGGACCTGATGCCCGCGGACATCACGGGCACGAACGTGTTTAACCTTCAGGCCAACACGTTCACGCTGGTGCGCGGACCGGTGTTCACGAGCTTCCTGCTAGCGGACGAAATCAACCGCGCGCCGGCCAAAACGCAGGCAGCCTTGCTGCAGGCGATGCAGGAGCGCGTGGTGACCATCGACCGTGAAACGCACGCGCTCGACGAGTCGTTCACCGTGTTTGCGACGCAAAACCCGGCCGACTCCGAGGGGACCTATCCGTTGCCCGAGGCGCAGAAGGACCGGTTCATGGTCAAGATCCGCATGGATACGCCCGGGCGTGACGACGAACTGGAGCTCGCCCGCCGGGTGCTTGCCGGCGAGAGCCCCGAGCAACGCCTGCTCGGGGGCGCGGTGCGGCCGTTACTCGGCGCGGGCGAATTCAAGCGGCTGCGGGCGACTCTGGAGCAAGTGCTGCTACGGGAGGAACTGGTGGCCTACGCAGTCGATCTGGTGCGCGCCACGCGCACCCACGAAAGCGTGCTGACAGGCGCGGGACCGCGCGCGACCCAAGCGTTGCTGCTTGGCGCGCGCGCACGGGCGGCGCTCGCCGGACGTGATTTCACCACGCCGGATGACGTTCGCGGCCTGGCCATCGCGGTGCTGGCGCACCGCATCGTGCTGCGGCCGGAGTTTGAAATCGAAGGGGTGACGGTTGAGGAAGTGCTGGCGCGCATCCTCGAACAGGTGGCGGTCCCTCGTTGA
- a CDS encoding ArsJ-associated glyceraldehyde-3-phosphate dehydrogenase gives MKKTRIAINGFGRIGRLTFRAAALWPEFDWVLVNDPKADAETCAHLLNFDSVQGRWAQEAIAEGEGFRVGENRVVCTAHSKPGDVDWAAHGIDVVLECSGKFRTPESLAPYFDRGVKKVIVAAPVKGGDALNIVMGVNDGLYEPAKHRLLTAASCTTNCLAPVVKVIHEQLGIEHGAITTVHDATNTQTIIDAPHKDLRRARAAGLSLIPTTTGSATAIALIYPELAGKLNGHAVRVPLLTGSLTDCVFQVKRDTTVEEVNALLKAASETAPLKGILGFETRPLVSIDFKGNPASSTIDALSTMVVNKRMVKLYAWYDNEWGYSNRMAELARKVADSLSRQ, from the coding sequence ATGAAAAAGACACGTATTGCTATCAATGGATTCGGGCGCATCGGGCGCCTCACGTTTCGCGCGGCCGCCTTGTGGCCCGAGTTTGATTGGGTGTTAGTGAATGACCCCAAAGCTGACGCCGAGACCTGTGCGCATCTGTTGAACTTTGACTCGGTTCAGGGGCGTTGGGCACAGGAAGCGATCGCCGAGGGCGAGGGCTTTCGTGTTGGCGAAAACCGCGTGGTCTGCACCGCCCACAGCAAGCCGGGTGACGTGGATTGGGCAGCCCACGGCATCGACGTGGTGCTGGAGTGCTCGGGGAAGTTCCGCACCCCGGAGTCCCTCGCGCCGTATTTTGATCGAGGCGTGAAGAAAGTCATCGTTGCCGCGCCGGTGAAAGGTGGCGACGCGCTTAACATCGTGATGGGCGTGAACGACGGTCTCTATGAGCCGGCCAAACACCGCCTCCTCACCGCAGCCTCCTGCACGACCAACTGCCTGGCGCCGGTGGTCAAAGTGATCCATGAGCAACTCGGCATTGAGCACGGTGCGATCACCACGGTGCACGACGCCACCAACACCCAGACGATCATCGATGCGCCGCACAAAGACCTGCGCCGCGCCCGGGCCGCCGGCTTATCGCTGATACCCACGACGACCGGTTCGGCCACCGCGATTGCACTCATTTACCCTGAACTGGCCGGAAAACTCAACGGCCACGCCGTACGCGTTCCACTGCTCACCGGCTCGCTTACCGACTGCGTTTTTCAGGTCAAACGCGACACCACCGTGGAGGAGGTGAATGCGCTGCTCAAGGCCGCCAGCGAGACTGCGCCGCTAAAAGGTATCCTCGGTTTCGAGACGCGCCCGCTGGTGTCGATCGATTTCAAGGGCAACCCGGCATCGAGCACCATCGACGCTCTTTCCACGATGGTGGTGAACAAACGCATGGTGAAGCTCTACGCTTGGTATGACAACGAGTGGGGTTACTCCAATCGCATGGCCGAGCTGGCGCGCAAAGTGGCGGACAGCCTAAGCCGTCAGTAG
- a CDS encoding rhomboid family protein → MTRGAVIPAVATGIPAALRRRCARHEEREAVGRCSVCAGGFCRECVTEHEDRLYCGPCFTLQVAGVRRVAAPSKFNGRFWRRLALTLGSLVCLVAGAYALGRLLAAIPVDFHDGQVWKKTFGQ, encoded by the coding sequence ATGACCCGGGGCGCGGTCATTCCGGCGGTTGCAACAGGGATTCCTGCCGCGCTGCGACGTCGGTGTGCGCGGCATGAGGAACGGGAAGCCGTGGGACGTTGCTCGGTGTGCGCGGGAGGCTTCTGCCGCGAGTGTGTCACGGAACACGAAGACCGGTTGTATTGCGGGCCGTGTTTTACCTTGCAGGTGGCTGGGGTGCGACGGGTCGCAGCCCCGAGCAAATTCAACGGGCGCTTCTGGCGTCGCTTGGCCCTGACGCTCGGCTCGTTGGTTTGCCTGGTGGCCGGGGCCTATGCGCTGGGACGGTTACTGGCGGCGATTCCGGTGGATTTTCATGACGGCCAGGTGTGGAAAAAGACCTTTGGGCAGTGA
- a CDS encoding RDD family protein, translating into MAWHYAIGGQQNGPVSDDEFNRLVSTGTVQPDTLVWTEGWPDWRAYRTVTSGNSGAVVASSADAEMAVCAVSGKRLPKKDMLEFEGRWVGSEHKEEFFQRLREGVSLPRDVVYASFGRRFMAKFVDGVIVGLINLGLTLLITAAFAALFSGAAAGEKSASAILLQVVVQLSGIGFALCYALFFIRKNDATPGKKLLGLRLVRADGSKLSKGRIVGRHFAEYLSSITLLIGYLMAAFDKEQRRALHDRVCDTRVLDVRGQ; encoded by the coding sequence ATGGCATGGCATTACGCAATTGGCGGCCAACAAAACGGCCCGGTTTCCGATGATGAGTTTAACCGTCTGGTGAGCACGGGAACCGTGCAACCGGACACCCTAGTCTGGACGGAGGGTTGGCCTGACTGGCGTGCGTATCGAACCGTCACTTCGGGGAATTCAGGGGCAGTCGTGGCCAGCTCTGCCGATGCAGAGATGGCGGTTTGCGCCGTAAGCGGGAAACGTCTGCCTAAAAAAGACATGCTGGAGTTCGAAGGCCGCTGGGTGGGCTCCGAGCACAAAGAGGAGTTTTTCCAGCGTTTACGTGAAGGGGTAAGCCTCCCCCGCGACGTGGTCTATGCCAGTTTCGGACGGCGTTTTATGGCCAAGTTTGTCGACGGGGTAATCGTTGGGCTGATCAACCTCGGACTGACGCTGCTGATTACCGCAGCCTTCGCTGCGCTGTTCTCAGGGGCCGCGGCAGGTGAAAAAAGTGCCTCGGCGATCCTCCTCCAGGTTGTCGTGCAACTTTCGGGTATCGGTTTCGCCCTGTGTTATGCGCTGTTTTTTATCCGTAAAAACGACGCCACCCCGGGTAAAAAGCTGCTTGGTTTGCGTCTGGTGCGAGCAGACGGCTCCAAGCTGAGCAAGGGGCGGATCGTGGGGCGTCATTTCGCCGAATATTTGAGCTCAATTACGTTACTGATCGGCTATCTGATGGCCGCTTTCGACAAGGAACAGCGGCGGGCTCTACATGATCGCGTGTGCGATACGCGGGTGCTCGACGTGCGCGGGCAATAA
- a CDS encoding DUF58 domain-containing protein → MTPSGPQAQRETHDGATIRPVAGVVVPSPGKLHVVPAPRLLAWTLGLLGLAVLTGPLPELAPLGLIASGALGLVVLLDLAMGLRRDDWQQVEGPAVLRLTKDRPGTLTLVFFGIQGSRTGIRIALATPSVFTVEDAERDVVFPPEAARATGQWRITPARRGRFGGLLVCLARPSPWGFWELRRRTALATEVRVMPNLLSERRALSVLFLDRGPWGMRARRQVGRGRDFEKLREYMPGDGFDEIDWKATAKRGKPITKVFQVERTQEIHVVIDASRLSARTVVHEGKEVTALERSITAALVLLLAAQRQGDRFGLVVYDDRVRVFLPSGGGTRHYGACRDAVHALQPGQASPDAAEVVRSLRQRLRRRALVFILTDLSDPVVAEDFSKHLPLLARQHLVHVNQLCPREVAPLFTGAEAGSADEVYRRLAGHLRWTEARALAQRLKPTGVAVQLLRNESFAAELLTQYLKVKQRQAL, encoded by the coding sequence ATGACCCCATCCGGCCCCCAGGCGCAGCGGGAGACGCACGACGGCGCGACGATTCGCCCCGTTGCGGGTGTCGTCGTGCCGTCACCCGGGAAACTCCATGTCGTGCCCGCGCCGCGCCTACTCGCGTGGACTCTCGGCTTGCTGGGACTCGCTGTGCTGACGGGGCCGTTGCCGGAGCTGGCGCCGCTGGGGTTGATCGCAAGCGGCGCACTCGGGCTGGTGGTGTTGCTCGACCTTGCCATGGGTCTGCGGCGGGATGATTGGCAGCAGGTGGAAGGCCCTGCGGTCCTGCGTTTGACCAAGGACCGCCCAGGCACCTTGACGTTGGTTTTTTTCGGTATCCAGGGGAGTCGGACAGGCATTCGAATCGCGCTGGCAACGCCGTCGGTCTTTACCGTTGAGGATGCGGAGCGCGACGTGGTGTTTCCGCCGGAAGCGGCGAGGGCAACGGGGCAGTGGCGAATCACCCCGGCAAGGCGGGGACGCTTCGGCGGCCTGTTGGTTTGCTTAGCTCGCCCCAGTCCGTGGGGATTTTGGGAACTGCGGCGGCGCACCGCGCTGGCGACCGAGGTGCGGGTGATGCCGAACTTACTCTCCGAGCGGCGTGCCTTGTCGGTTCTGTTCCTTGATCGCGGACCGTGGGGCATGCGTGCGCGCAGGCAGGTGGGACGCGGGCGGGATTTCGAGAAATTGCGCGAGTACATGCCGGGCGACGGGTTCGATGAGATCGATTGGAAGGCGACGGCCAAACGGGGGAAGCCGATCACCAAGGTTTTTCAGGTCGAGCGAACCCAGGAAATTCATGTCGTGATCGACGCCTCGCGGCTGAGCGCCCGCACGGTGGTGCATGAGGGCAAAGAGGTGACGGCGCTGGAGCGGAGCATCACGGCGGCGCTGGTTTTGTTGTTGGCGGCGCAACGGCAAGGCGACCGGTTCGGTCTGGTGGTCTATGATGACCGCGTGCGGGTGTTCCTGCCGTCGGGCGGCGGCACGCGCCACTATGGGGCGTGCAGGGACGCGGTGCATGCGCTGCAACCGGGGCAGGCGAGTCCCGATGCGGCGGAGGTGGTGCGATCACTGCGGCAGCGGCTGCGGCGGCGCGCGCTGGTGTTTATCCTGACTGATCTGAGCGATCCGGTGGTGGCGGAGGACTTTTCAAAACACCTGCCCCTGCTGGCGCGGCAGCACCTCGTGCATGTTAACCAATTATGTCCACGGGAGGTGGCGCCGTTATTCACCGGGGCGGAGGCGGGCTCGGCCGACGAGGTCTATCGCCGGCTCGCCGGGCACCTGCGCTGGACGGAGGCGCGCGCGCTGGCGCAACGGCTGAAGCCGACCGGCGTGGCGGTGCAGTTGTTGCGCAACGAGTCGTTTGCGGCGGAGTTGCTGACCCAATATTTGAAAGTGAAACAAAGGCAGGCGCTGTGA
- a CDS encoding aquaporin, which produces MKKYIVEFIGTFFLVFTVGMAVQSGSPLAPLAIGSALMVMIFAGGHVSGGHFNPAVTLAVWLRGKCETKDVVPYWLAQLAAGVAAGFIVVALKGQPTLGAASHEVVPSLIVEFLFTFALAWVVLNAATAKGTSGNSFYGLAIGFTVLTGAVAVGGVSGGAFNPAVGLGVVVMGLEKISQLWIYLAADLAGGAVAALAFKATHDKGE; this is translated from the coding sequence ATGAAAAAATACATCGTCGAGTTCATCGGCACCTTCTTCCTCGTGTTCACCGTCGGCATGGCGGTCCAGAGCGGCAGCCCCTTGGCCCCGCTGGCCATCGGCTCGGCCCTCATGGTCATGATCTTTGCCGGCGGCCACGTTTCCGGCGGCCACTTCAACCCGGCGGTCACGCTCGCCGTTTGGCTGCGCGGCAAGTGCGAAACCAAGGACGTCGTCCCCTACTGGCTGGCCCAGCTCGCCGCCGGCGTGGCTGCCGGTTTCATCGTGGTTGCCCTCAAGGGCCAGCCTACGCTCGGCGCCGCCTCGCATGAGGTCGTCCCCTCGCTGATCGTCGAATTCCTCTTCACCTTCGCGCTGGCCTGGGTGGTGCTCAACGCCGCCACCGCCAAGGGCACTTCGGGTAACTCGTTCTACGGCCTGGCCATCGGCTTCACGGTGCTGACCGGCGCAGTCGCTGTCGGTGGCGTTTCGGGCGGCGCGTTCAACCCGGCGGTGGGCCTGGGCGTCGTGGTGATGGGCTTGGAGAAAATCAGCCAGCTATGGATCTACCTGGCAGCCGATCTCGCCGGCGGCGCGGTTGCGGCCTTGGCGTTCAAGGCCACCCACGACAAGGGCGAATAA
- a CDS encoding metalloregulator ArsR/SmtB family transcription factor, translating into MKLVEIYQCLCDETRLRLLHLLLRGPLCVCHFQAVLGEPQVKISKHLGYLKVRGLVTASRQGSWMIYALPPAAERTPELAANLACLLDCVAANEVFKRDLAKLAKQDLACSPLGGGRGAVKKRGCSC; encoded by the coding sequence GTGAAACTCGTGGAGATTTACCAGTGCCTGTGCGACGAGACGAGGTTGCGTCTGTTGCACCTACTGCTCCGCGGCCCTCTGTGCGTGTGCCATTTTCAGGCCGTGCTCGGCGAGCCGCAGGTTAAAATCTCCAAACACCTCGGCTACCTTAAGGTCCGCGGATTGGTCACGGCGAGTCGGCAAGGCAGCTGGATGATTTACGCCCTCCCGCCCGCGGCGGAGCGCACGCCGGAGCTGGCGGCCAACCTGGCCTGTTTGCTGGACTGTGTGGCGGCGAACGAGGTGTTTAAGCGTGACCTGGCCAAGCTCGCCAAACAGGACCTCGCGTGCAGTCCCCTGGGCGGCGGGCGGGGTGCGGTAAAAAAACGCGGCTGCTCGTGTTAG
- a CDS encoding DEAD/DEAH box helicase, producing MLRKIISKLRATFAPSAKAKPELKGGHPAYDVKPRPSKPHARSDKSPHERGPKSEFKPAHAKPKPQGQPNAPARLARDANESASRRNAPRQPERGEKRERPAIDQSFDGPTRAPIKPVAPIEIPKQDTSFTQLGLNDAIAFAVAEMGYTEPTPIQAQAVPVVLAGQDVIGSAQTGTGKTAAFALPLMHRLGSHQKKTRCLVLEPTRELALQVEEAFQKYAKYTDLTVTVVYGGVGYGKQRDDLARGVDVIAATPGRLLDHIEQGTASLADVEILVLDEVDRMLDMGFLPDVKRIIQRCPQVRQTLFFSATMPPELAQLAGWALKDPVEIKIGQRRSAAETVSHAFYPVVANQKFDLLIELLRRTEFKSIIIFTRTKMGADRIAHRLLAEKHTVGVIHSDRSQRERVEALQGFKDGRFEVLVATDIAARGLDIAGVSHVINYDVPENAEDYVHRIGRTGRAQATGDAFTLVTEEDVRDARSIERFIGATIERKKLEGFPYVYSALFDEKAIAEAAPLAKPKSRLMRGSR from the coding sequence ATGTTAAGAAAGATCATCTCGAAGCTGCGCGCCACGTTCGCTCCTTCGGCCAAGGCCAAGCCCGAACTCAAGGGCGGCCATCCCGCTTACGACGTTAAACCCCGTCCCTCCAAACCTCACGCTCGCAGCGATAAGTCGCCTCACGAGCGCGGGCCTAAGTCCGAATTCAAGCCAGCGCACGCCAAGCCCAAACCCCAGGGCCAGCCTAACGCGCCTGCGCGCCTCGCCCGCGACGCCAACGAGAGTGCTTCTCGCCGCAACGCTCCCCGCCAGCCCGAGCGCGGTGAAAAACGCGAGCGTCCCGCCATCGACCAGTCCTTCGACGGTCCGACTCGCGCCCCGATCAAACCGGTCGCGCCCATCGAGATTCCCAAGCAGGACACCTCTTTCACCCAGCTCGGGCTAAACGACGCCATCGCCTTTGCGGTGGCCGAGATGGGGTATACCGAGCCGACTCCGATCCAGGCCCAGGCCGTCCCCGTGGTCCTCGCCGGCCAGGATGTGATCGGTTCGGCGCAAACCGGCACGGGTAAAACCGCCGCCTTTGCCCTGCCGCTCATGCACCGCCTCGGTTCGCATCAGAAAAAAACACGCTGCCTCGTGCTCGAGCCCACCCGCGAACTCGCGCTGCAAGTCGAAGAAGCGTTTCAGAAATACGCCAAGTACACCGACCTGACCGTGACTGTCGTTTATGGTGGAGTGGGTTATGGTAAACAACGCGATGACTTGGCCCGTGGCGTGGACGTGATCGCTGCCACCCCCGGCCGTCTGCTCGACCATATTGAGCAGGGCACCGCCAGCCTGGCCGACGTGGAAATTCTCGTGCTCGACGAGGTCGACCGCATGCTCGACATGGGCTTTTTGCCCGATGTGAAGCGTATCATCCAGCGCTGCCCGCAGGTGCGCCAGACCCTCTTTTTTAGCGCCACCATGCCGCCCGAACTGGCCCAGCTGGCTGGTTGGGCGCTCAAAGATCCGGTCGAAATCAAGATCGGCCAGCGCCGCTCGGCCGCCGAAACCGTTTCGCACGCGTTTTACCCGGTCGTCGCCAACCAGAAGTTCGACTTGCTCATCGAGCTGCTGCGCCGCACGGAGTTCAAGAGCATCATTATCTTCACGCGCACCAAGATGGGCGCCGACCGCATCGCCCACCGTCTGCTGGCCGAGAAACACACCGTCGGGGTGATCCACTCAGACCGCAGCCAACGCGAACGCGTCGAGGCGCTGCAGGGCTTTAAGGACGGCCGTTTCGAGGTGCTGGTCGCCACCGACATCGCCGCCCGCGGTTTGGACATCGCCGGCGTGTCGCATGTGATCAACTACGATGTGCCCGAGAACGCCGAGGATTACGTGCACCGCATCGGCCGCACCGGCCGCGCCCAGGCCACCGGCGACGCCTTTACCTTGGTGACCGAGGAAGACGTGCGCGACGCGCGGTCGATCGAGCGCTTCATCGGCGCGACCATTGAGCGCAAAAAACTGGAAGGATTCCCCTACGTTTATTCAGCCCTGTTTGACGAGAAGGCGATCGCCGAGGCCGCACCGCTGGCCAAGCCGAAGAGCCGCTTGATGCGCGGCTCGCGTTGA
- a CDS encoding DUF4350 domain-containing protein yields MKRGGLWLVVFVLTLGLFFGVAALYRLRISRGDVFPEYSSLRADPLGLRALHDAALLLPERDVVRWMRPIERLQAGPGSLVFVVGLQENSEAGLNEEDWTALDRLAIEGARVVVAWHAEAAQPNDNRRMLEIRADPWLLPDEKTTGEKSAKPDASQKSSKASAEPPARSPHLATQHERRWGFRLGRRELVQHNGEADAVKGGQAHATWPAKLTSWRSDLFFMPRSGDGWRVLYRRGTEPVMMDCARGKGSVTVLADSFVLSNEAVQRERATPVLAALFGDSKRIVFVETHLGIEVESGVAVLARRYGLGGAALIALVLAGLWIWRSATPLTPILEEDEEVRITVAPTAGLEALLRRAVAPEKLFSSCVDAWRPSATAGDQRRLVGAPPPENETDPVAAYNTTTRTLSPKRIP; encoded by the coding sequence ATGAAACGAGGCGGACTTTGGCTGGTGGTCTTCGTGCTGACGTTGGGTCTCTTTTTTGGGGTTGCGGCGCTTTACCGGCTGCGGATTTCGCGTGGAGACGTGTTTCCCGAATATTCGAGCTTACGGGCTGATCCGCTCGGGCTTCGCGCCTTGCACGATGCGGCCCTGCTGTTGCCCGAGCGCGACGTGGTGCGGTGGATGCGACCAATCGAACGCTTGCAGGCAGGCCCAGGGTCGCTGGTGTTCGTGGTCGGTCTTCAGGAAAACTCCGAGGCGGGGCTCAATGAAGAGGACTGGACCGCGTTGGACCGGTTGGCGATCGAAGGGGCCCGCGTGGTCGTGGCGTGGCATGCGGAAGCGGCGCAGCCGAATGACAACCGGCGTATGCTGGAAATTCGCGCCGATCCGTGGCTGCTTCCCGATGAAAAAACGACAGGGGAAAAGTCCGCGAAACCCGACGCCAGCCAAAAGTCCTCCAAAGCGTCGGCCGAGCCCCCGGCGCGGTCACCGCACTTGGCGACCCAGCACGAGCGTCGTTGGGGTTTTCGTCTGGGCCGCCGCGAGCTCGTCCAGCACAACGGGGAGGCCGATGCGGTCAAAGGCGGGCAGGCGCACGCCACGTGGCCGGCCAAGTTGACGAGCTGGCGCTCGGATTTGTTTTTTATGCCCCGTTCCGGTGATGGCTGGCGGGTGCTTTACCGGCGGGGCACGGAGCCGGTGATGATGGACTGTGCGCGGGGGAAAGGCTCGGTGACGGTGTTGGCGGACAGTTTTGTGCTCAGCAACGAGGCGGTGCAACGCGAGCGGGCGACCCCTGTGCTTGCGGCCCTGTTCGGAGACTCGAAGCGGATCGTTTTCGTTGAAACCCATCTTGGCATCGAGGTTGAGTCCGGCGTGGCCGTGCTGGCGCGGCGTTACGGTTTAGGCGGGGCGGCATTGATCGCGCTGGTGCTTGCGGGGTTGTGGATATGGCGCAGCGCGACGCCGCTGACACCGATCCTTGAGGAGGACGAAGAGGTGCGGATAACCGTCGCGCCCACGGCAGGCCTTGAGGCGCTGCTGCGCCGCGCGGTTGCACCGGAAAAACTATTCTCCTCTTGCGTCGATGCCTGGCGACCGAGCGCGACGGCGGGCGACCAACGCCGACTTGTCGGGGCGCCACCACCCGAAAACGAGACCGACCCGGTCGCGGCCTACAACACGACGACACGCACCCTTTCACCTAAACGAATCCCATGA
- a CDS encoding glutamate--tRNA ligase: MSNVRVRFAPSPTGFFHIGSARTALFNWLYARHTGGTFILRIEDTDQARNSEEFLNVIYDSLTWLGMTWDEGPKVGGAFGPYRQSERGEIYKEYLAKLTAAGRTYEKDGAIWFKLLGERSEVFDDHRKKTVTKVATAPTVIDDQIRGRVERVEDEDFVIFRSDGNPVFHFVNVVDDIAMQITHVIRGEDHLSNTSKHVELFKAFGAPVPAFAHIPLILKQNGPGKMSKRDQGALIEEYQKRGYLPEALVNFLSLLGWSPKDDREKMPIADIIALFDFPGVNQSNARFDDKKLAHMNMAYLLELPADDFVARARVYFEKQANPVTAAALAAEPGYLREVLLLSQPKIKSLEELPAYTAYFFTDDFAVDAKVRDKVMGKGEPKLRLAELSELLRTADFSSDTAIEEAIKALAAEKGLGFGDYQSVARLAVSGTNVGPSLTGLFRVLGRERVLARFARLAAA, translated from the coding sequence ATGTCCAACGTTCGCGTTCGTTTTGCTCCCAGTCCCACCGGTTTTTTCCACATCGGCAGCGCCCGCACCGCGCTGTTTAACTGGCTTTATGCCCGTCACACCGGCGGCACGTTTATCCTCCGCATCGAGGACACGGATCAGGCCCGTAACAGCGAGGAATTCCTCAACGTTATCTACGACAGCCTGACCTGGCTGGGCATGACCTGGGACGAGGGCCCTAAGGTCGGCGGCGCCTTTGGCCCCTATCGCCAAAGCGAGCGCGGCGAAATCTATAAGGAGTATCTGGCCAAGCTCACCGCCGCCGGCCGCACCTACGAAAAAGACGGCGCCATCTGGTTCAAGCTGCTCGGCGAACGCTCCGAGGTGTTTGACGACCACCGCAAGAAAACCGTCACCAAAGTCGCCACCGCGCCCACGGTGATCGACGACCAGATCCGCGGCCGCGTCGAGCGCGTCGAGGACGAGGACTTCGTGATCTTCCGCTCCGACGGCAACCCGGTGTTCCACTTCGTCAACGTGGTCGATGACATCGCCATGCAGATCACCCACGTGATCCGCGGCGAGGATCACCTTTCCAACACCAGCAAGCACGTCGAGTTGTTCAAAGCCTTCGGCGCGCCGGTGCCGGCCTTTGCCCACATCCCGTTGATTTTAAAACAAAACGGGCCAGGCAAGATGTCCAAACGCGACCAAGGCGCGCTGATCGAAGAGTATCAGAAACGCGGTTACCTGCCCGAGGCGCTGGTCAATTTTCTCTCGCTGCTCGGCTGGTCGCCCAAGGACGACCGCGAAAAGATGCCCATCGCCGACATCATTGCGCTGTTCGATTTCCCCGGGGTCAACCAGAGCAACGCGCGCTTCGACGACAAGAAACTCGCGCACATGAACATGGCCTACCTGCTGGAGTTGCCCGCCGACGACTTCGTGGCGCGGGCGCGCGTGTATTTCGAAAAACAGGCCAACCCGGTGACGGCGGCGGCGCTGGCGGCCGAGCCCGGTTACCTGCGCGAGGTGCTGTTGCTCAGCCAGCCGAAGATCAAATCACTGGAAGAGTTGCCCGCGTACACGGCGTACTTTTTCACCGATGATTTCGCGGTCGACGCCAAGGTGCGCGACAAAGTCATGGGCAAGGGCGAGCCCAAGCTGCGCCTGGCCGAGTTGAGCGAACTGCTGAGGACGGCCGATTTCTCCAGCGACACGGCGATTGAGGAAGCGATCAAGGCGCTGGCGGCGGAAAAGGGGCTGGGTTTTGGCGATTACCAGTCGGTAGCGCGCCTTGCGGTGAGCGGCACCAACGTGGGCCCGAGCTTGACCGGCCTGTTCCGCGTTCTCGGCCGCGAGCGCGTGCTGGCGCGTTTCGCCCGTCTGGCTGCGGCCTAG